A portion of the Mesobacillus sp. AQ2 genome contains these proteins:
- a CDS encoding CCA tRNA nucleotidyltransferase, whose amino-acid sequence MIPNLFKEAAPVIERIENAGFEAYFVGGSVRDHLLGRSIADVDIATSALPEELKRIFSKTVDVGIEHGTILVHHGRSHYEVTTFRSEAGYTDFRRPDSVSFIRSLKEDLQRRDFTMNAIAMDKDGHIIDPFAGRDAIDRKIIVTVGNPDERFGEDALRMLRAVRFQSQLSFSIEKETFESLASHCHLLQNIAVERKLVEFEKLLLGPGRQEAIMLLAKSGISQYLPGMKGKNGQLMNFSSHLTSDLELEELWVLLLFELELSEQEVDGFLREWKLPVQKIKKYKKIHSLLLYRLENQWSLESVYKAGQADAISAEKVFGTLREYGSNPEGVTQLYDMLPIQNREQLAVSGNDVMTWMEKQPGPWLRQALDEIERSVIYGKVPNEKEKIKQWLNAPNQKSGKN is encoded by the coding sequence ATGATCCCAAATCTATTTAAAGAGGCAGCACCCGTAATTGAAAGGATTGAAAATGCTGGTTTTGAGGCTTATTTTGTAGGTGGATCTGTCAGGGACCACCTTCTTGGCCGTTCAATAGCTGATGTTGACATTGCTACGTCCGCTTTGCCGGAGGAATTGAAGCGGATTTTCAGCAAGACCGTTGACGTGGGGATTGAGCATGGAACCATTCTGGTCCATCACGGCCGGAGCCATTATGAAGTTACCACTTTTCGATCTGAAGCAGGCTATACTGACTTTCGAAGACCTGATAGCGTTTCTTTTATCCGCTCTCTGAAGGAGGACCTTCAGCGCCGCGATTTTACAATGAATGCCATAGCCATGGATAAAGATGGCCATATCATTGACCCTTTCGCAGGAAGAGATGCAATCGACCGAAAGATCATAGTCACTGTGGGTAATCCGGATGAGCGGTTTGGCGAAGATGCATTGAGGATGCTTAGGGCAGTCAGGTTCCAGTCCCAATTATCCTTTTCAATCGAGAAGGAGACTTTTGAATCGCTGGCGTCTCATTGCCATCTGCTACAGAACATAGCTGTCGAACGAAAATTAGTGGAATTCGAGAAATTGCTGCTGGGACCGGGAAGGCAAGAGGCAATCATGCTGCTGGCTAAAAGCGGTATCTCTCAGTATTTGCCTGGTATGAAAGGGAAGAATGGACAGCTGATGAATTTCTCATCACATTTGACCTCGGACCTTGAACTTGAGGAATTATGGGTACTGCTCCTTTTTGAATTAGAGCTGTCAGAACAAGAAGTTGACGGTTTCCTGAGGGAATGGAAGCTGCCTGTCCAGAAGATCAAGAAGTATAAGAAGATCCATTCATTGCTATTATATCGTCTTGAAAACCAATGGAGTCTGGAATCCGTCTATAAGGCCGGACAGGCCGATGCCATCAGCGCGGAAAAAGTATTTGGGACCCTTCGTGAATATGGAAGTAATCCTGAAGGTGTAACTCAATTGTATGACATGCTGCCTATCCAGAATCGCGAGCAATTAGCAGTTTCTGGGAACGACGTAATGACATGGATGGAAAAACAGCCAGGCCCGTGGCTGCGGCAGGCCCTTGATGAAATTGAACGATCTGTAATCTATGGCAAAGTGCCAAATGAGAAGGAGAAAATAAAGCAATGGCTGAACGCGCCCAATCAGAAATCAGGAAAAAATTGA
- a CDS encoding nucleotide pyrophosphohydrolase — protein MSNKTMKELQQEVDAYISQFKEGYFSPLALTARMTEELGELAREVNHYYGEKPKKKEEEEKTIEEELGDMLFVMICFANSLNIDLEEAHNRVMEKFNTRDKDRWTRKDS, from the coding sequence TTGAGTAACAAGACGATGAAAGAACTCCAGCAGGAAGTCGACGCTTATATAAGCCAGTTTAAAGAAGGATATTTCAGTCCACTTGCTTTGACGGCACGGATGACCGAGGAACTAGGTGAACTGGCCCGAGAAGTCAACCATTACTATGGAGAAAAACCTAAGAAAAAAGAGGAAGAGGAAAAAACAATTGAAGAAGAGTTGGGAGACATGTTGTTCGTGATGATTTGCTTCGCCAACTCGCTGAATATAGACCTTGAAGAAGCACACAACAGGGTCATGGAAAAATTCAATACAAGGGATAAAGATCGCTGGACAAGGAAAGACAGCTAA
- a CDS encoding YitT family protein → MLNGLKIKNILFILLGSAIFSFGLVHFNMQNNLAEGGFTGITLLLYFVFGWSPSITNLLLNLPLFFLGWKLLGRSVFIYTIIGTVGVSIFLGIFQKYQIDMPLYEDLFLAALFAGVFIGIGLGIIFRYGGTTGGVDIIARLAQKYFGWTMGRTMFMFDFGVITLSLITYLDYREAMYTLVVVFVGARVIDFMQEGAYAARGAMIISDKNEEIAAKIMKEMDRGVTSLKAVGSYTKAERDVLYCVVAKNEIVRLKTVINSVDPHAFVSVTVVHDVLGEGFTLDENKLPIER, encoded by the coding sequence TTGCTTAATGGCCTGAAAATTAAAAACATCTTGTTCATTTTACTTGGTTCCGCTATTTTCTCGTTCGGACTTGTTCATTTTAATATGCAGAACAATTTGGCAGAAGGCGGTTTTACAGGGATTACACTCTTGCTTTATTTCGTGTTTGGCTGGTCCCCTTCCATCACCAACCTGCTGCTGAACCTGCCCTTGTTCTTCCTCGGCTGGAAGCTTCTTGGACGGAGTGTTTTTATATACACAATCATCGGAACTGTTGGTGTTTCGATATTTTTAGGGATATTCCAAAAGTATCAAATCGACATGCCTTTATATGAAGATTTATTTTTAGCAGCACTGTTTGCTGGGGTTTTTATTGGAATCGGGCTCGGAATCATTTTCCGCTACGGTGGAACGACTGGCGGAGTTGACATCATCGCAAGGCTTGCGCAGAAATATTTCGGCTGGACAATGGGCCGGACGATGTTCATGTTCGACTTCGGGGTTATCACCCTATCACTCATTACATATTTAGACTATCGGGAGGCGATGTATACTCTTGTCGTCGTATTTGTCGGAGCCAGGGTAATTGATTTCATGCAGGAAGGCGCTTATGCCGCAAGGGGCGCCATGATCATTTCCGATAAAAACGAAGAGATTGCTGCGAAAATCATGAAGGAAATGGACCGGGGAGTCACCAGTTTAAAAGCAGTAGGTTCCTATACGAAGGCTGAAAGAGATGTCCTTTACTGTGTTGTCGCAAAAAACGAAATCGTCCGCCTAAAGACAGTGATTAACTCAGTGGATCCACACGCTTTCGTATCTGTTACGGTCGTCCATGATGTCCTTGGCGAAGGATTCACACTTGATGAGAACAAACTCCCTATAGAAAGATAA
- the ypjB gene encoding sporulation protein YpjB: MKAKFIILFSVLMLIVPFAAYAEPQSPVEELDNISDQALQMVKLHRYEDANRLLAHFSEEFLLVTGTGRPFSMDELRIITVAHDEALEAVANGDLGHAERMNRVTKFRLVIDAIASTHQPLWAEMEDPIMTVFNNMKTAAYEGDNDQFDSNLNSFLALYNVIHPSMKIDINPERIQKVDAKVSFIDQYRPQVLQEASSREELEALESDLQNIFDDMTEDEADPSLWWVMISTGSIIILTLSYVGWRKYKGNSEKTKNVQKERKN, encoded by the coding sequence ATGAAAGCAAAATTTATTATATTATTTTCGGTGCTGATGTTGATCGTGCCGTTCGCAGCATATGCAGAACCACAGTCGCCTGTAGAAGAACTGGACAATATATCAGACCAGGCCTTGCAGATGGTCAAGCTTCACCGTTATGAAGATGCAAACAGGCTGCTGGCCCATTTTTCAGAAGAGTTTTTGCTGGTGACAGGAACTGGCCGTCCGTTTAGCATGGATGAACTGCGCATCATTACAGTCGCACATGATGAGGCATTGGAGGCAGTAGCCAATGGTGATCTTGGACATGCTGAAAGAATGAACAGGGTGACAAAATTCCGGCTGGTGATTGATGCGATCGCTTCTACCCACCAACCGTTATGGGCTGAGATGGAAGACCCGATCATGACTGTTTTTAACAATATGAAAACGGCTGCCTATGAAGGTGACAACGATCAATTCGACAGTAATCTTAATTCCTTCCTTGCTTTGTATAATGTCATCCATCCAAGCATGAAAATAGATATCAATCCGGAAAGAATCCAAAAGGTCGATGCAAAAGTCAGCTTTATTGACCAGTACCGGCCGCAGGTCCTCCAGGAAGCTTCGAGCAGGGAAGAACTGGAGGCTCTAGAATCGGATTTGCAAAATATCTTTGATGATATGACGGAAGATGAAGCAGACCCTTCTCTATGGTGGGTCATGATTTCGACTGGCAGCATCATCATCCTTACATTGTCTTATGTCGGCTGGAGAAAATATAAAGGCAACAGTGAGAAAACAAAGAATGTCCAAAAAGAACGAAAAAATTGA
- the bshA gene encoding N-acetyl-alpha-D-glucosaminyl L-malate synthase BshA, translating to MKKLKIGITCYPTVGGSGVVATELGKLLAEKGHEIHFISSSLPFRLKKMYRNIYSHEVEVNQYSVFQYPPYDIALASKIAEVAVLENLDVLHVHYAIPHAVCAILARQMSGRDLKIVTTLHGTDITVLGYDPSLTDAIRFGIEKSDYVTAVSESLIKQTYDLIKPKKEIDCVYNFIDTRVNKRVDTSDLRDQFGILPDEKVIIHVSNFRPVKRVPDVIRAFAGIAEKLPAKLLLVGDGPEMKKVCSLASELGVRDQVLLLGKQERVEELYSLSDLMLLLSEKESFGLVALEAMAYGVPCIGTNVGGIPEVIVDGETGYICELGNIAEITEKAVEILANPEAHKRFAANSLKRAERDFSAEQIVSEYENIYYSLLENDEDDPKSI from the coding sequence ATGAAGAAACTTAAAATTGGCATCACCTGTTATCCGACAGTAGGAGGTTCAGGTGTTGTCGCGACAGAGCTTGGGAAGCTGCTGGCTGAAAAAGGTCATGAAATTCACTTCATCTCCTCGAGTCTCCCTTTCCGGCTGAAAAAGATGTATCGAAATATTTACTCGCATGAGGTCGAAGTCAATCAATACTCAGTGTTTCAATATCCTCCATATGATATCGCACTGGCAAGTAAAATAGCAGAGGTAGCCGTCCTGGAGAATTTGGATGTCCTGCATGTTCATTACGCTATACCCCATGCTGTCTGTGCGATCCTGGCACGACAGATGAGCGGAAGGGATTTGAAAATCGTTACAACCCTCCATGGAACCGATATTACCGTGCTTGGATATGACCCATCACTGACAGATGCCATCCGATTCGGAATCGAAAAGTCTGACTATGTAACGGCTGTTTCTGAATCATTGATTAAACAAACTTACGATTTAATCAAACCAAAGAAAGAAATTGACTGTGTATACAATTTTATTGATACTCGCGTCAACAAAAGGGTGGACACGTCCGACCTCAGGGATCAATTCGGGATTCTCCCTGACGAAAAAGTAATCATCCATGTTTCCAACTTCCGTCCTGTCAAAAGAGTTCCTGATGTGATCAGAGCATTTGCAGGGATTGCCGAAAAGCTTCCGGCAAAGCTGTTGCTTGTCGGGGACGGTCCTGAAATGAAGAAGGTATGCAGCCTGGCCAGCGAGTTGGGGGTTCGGGATCAAGTATTGCTGCTTGGAAAACAGGAAAGGGTGGAGGAACTTTATTCATTGAGTGATTTAATGCTTCTTTTGTCCGAAAAAGAGAGTTTTGGACTTGTAGCCCTTGAAGCAATGGCTTACGGCGTACCCTGCATCGGAACAAACGTCGGTGGCATTCCGGAGGTAATTGTCGATGGTGAGACAGGCTATATTTGTGAGCTGGGAAATATTGCTGAGATTACTGAAAAGGCGGTAGAAATCCTTGCAAATCCCGAAGCTCATAAACGATTTGCCGCAAACTCCCTGAAACGGGCTGAAAGAGATTTCAGCGCCGAACAAATCGTGTCAGAATACGAAAACATTTATTACAGCCTGCTGGAGAATGATGAAGATGATCCCAAATCTATTTAA
- the dapB gene encoding 4-hydroxy-tetrahydrodipicolinate reductase translates to MEKVKIVIAGPRGRMGKEAVNLVLGTEGYELVGAVDRKHERLRIGELDGFPESEALIYTDFEKCLQETEPDVLIDLTTPEVGMFHTRTALKYKVRPVVGTTGFSDEDLAELEKLCAVQETGCIIAPNFAVGAVLMMKFSQMAAKYFNDVEIIELHHDQKLDAPSGTAVKTAQMISDVREAKKQGHQDEKETLKGARGADYEGMHIHSVRLPGLIAHQQVLFGADGQTLTIRHDSYNRSSFMSGVKLAVDSVMKMDAFVYGLENIIE, encoded by the coding sequence TTGGAAAAAGTTAAAATTGTCATTGCAGGTCCACGGGGAAGGATGGGTAAAGAAGCCGTCAATCTCGTCCTTGGAACGGAAGGGTATGAATTGGTGGGAGCGGTCGACCGAAAACATGAAAGACTCAGAATTGGTGAACTTGATGGTTTTCCGGAAAGTGAAGCATTGATTTACACTGATTTCGAGAAATGTCTCCAGGAGACGGAACCAGATGTCCTGATTGATCTGACCACTCCAGAAGTGGGTATGTTCCATACAAGAACGGCTTTGAAATACAAAGTCCGTCCTGTAGTCGGTACAACTGGTTTTTCGGATGAAGACCTTGCTGAACTTGAGAAGCTTTGTGCTGTACAGGAAACAGGCTGTATCATTGCGCCAAACTTTGCTGTCGGGGCTGTATTGATGATGAAATTTTCACAAATGGCCGCAAAGTATTTCAATGATGTGGAAATCATTGAGCTTCATCATGACCAGAAGCTTGATGCCCCTTCAGGGACCGCAGTGAAAACAGCACAGATGATTTCTGATGTCAGGGAAGCAAAAAAACAGGGACATCAGGACGAAAAAGAAACACTAAAGGGAGCCCGCGGTGCTGATTATGAAGGGATGCATATCCATTCAGTAAGGCTGCCTGGTCTGATTGCCCACCAGCAGGTTCTGTTTGGCGCTGATGGACAAACGCTCACAATCCGCCATGATTCCTATAATCGCAGCTCTTTTATGTCAGGAGTAAAGCTGGCTGTTGATTCTGTGATGAAAATGGATGCTTTTGTTTATGGATTAGAGAATATCATCGAATAG
- the mgsA gene encoding methylglyoxal synthase: MNIALIAHDKKKDDLVGFTVAYKEIFEKHTLFATGTTGLRIIEATGLEVQRFQSGPLGGDQEIGARIANDQMDAVFFFRDPLTAQPHEPDVTALVRLCDVYAVPLATNMGTAEILVKGIERGDLDWRNIVKEKSGDKNGSNQA; encoded by the coding sequence ATGAATATTGCCTTAATCGCCCATGATAAGAAAAAGGATGATTTAGTGGGGTTTACAGTCGCATATAAAGAAATCTTTGAAAAACATACATTATTTGCGACGGGCACTACTGGTTTGAGGATCATTGAAGCAACCGGGTTAGAGGTCCAAAGATTCCAGTCAGGTCCGCTGGGCGGAGACCAGGAAATCGGCGCACGGATCGCAAACGATCAAATGGACGCTGTATTTTTTTTCAGGGATCCGCTGACGGCCCAGCCGCATGAACCTGATGTCACTGCCCTTGTCCGTCTTTGTGATGTATACGCAGTACCCTTGGCAACCAATATGGGAACGGCCGAAATACTCGTAAAAGGAATCGAGCGAGGCGACCTTGATTGGAGAAACATAGTGAAAGAGAAATCTGGTGATAAAAATGGAAGCAATCAAGCTTGA
- the bshB1 gene encoding bacillithiol biosynthesis deacetylase BshB1: protein MEAIKLDILAFGAHADDVEIGMGGTIAKYAEKGKIMGICDLTNAEMSSNGSVEIRKQEAKEAADILGVRKRETLDLPDRGLFLKDEYIKEIVRVIRRDRPELVFAPYFDDRHPDHGSCARLVEEAVFSAAVRKYDEQSGLDAHRPKALYFYMINGFHKPDFVVDVSNFMDKKIDALNAYESQFKKSDSTFETPLVNGYIETVEARERLFGKEAGVSFAEGFMSKKPLLIHNDLLGEEK, encoded by the coding sequence ATGGAAGCAATCAAGCTTGATATATTGGCTTTTGGCGCCCACGCAGATGATGTTGAAATCGGCATGGGCGGAACGATCGCCAAATATGCTGAAAAAGGAAAAATAATGGGGATTTGTGATTTAACAAACGCAGAAATGTCTTCAAATGGGAGTGTAGAGATAAGGAAACAGGAAGCGAAAGAGGCGGCGGATATCCTTGGAGTTCGGAAGAGGGAAACACTTGACCTGCCGGATAGAGGCCTGTTCCTTAAGGATGAATACATAAAGGAAATCGTTAGAGTGATTAGGCGGGATCGCCCGGAATTGGTCTTTGCACCCTATTTTGATGACCGTCATCCTGACCATGGCAGCTGTGCGCGCCTTGTCGAGGAGGCGGTCTTTTCGGCAGCCGTCAGAAAATATGATGAACAATCGGGGCTGGATGCCCACAGGCCGAAAGCCTTATATTTCTATATGATCAATGGTTTTCATAAGCCTGATTTTGTTGTGGATGTATCTAATTTTATGGATAAAAAAATTGATGCCCTTAATGCTTATGAAAGCCAGTTCAAGAAAAGCGACTCTACTTTTGAGACACCGCTTGTGAACGGCTATATCGAAACAGTTGAGGCCCGGGAAAGGTTATTCGGCAAGGAAGCAGGCGTGAGTTTCGCTGAAGGCTTCATGTCCAAAAAACCGCTGCTGATCCATAACGATTTGTTAGGGGAAGAAAAATGA
- a CDS encoding DUF1405 domain-containing protein, which yields MKKIYPLLGNRSILLLLFWVNVLGTAYGYYWYKWQLVDTPPRFLLFVPDSPTASLFFVFVLGAFLLGRNWPLMEALAIVSLVKYGLWAVVMNLMVYFVSGQLDWIGLMLMASHFAMAVEGVLYAPFYRMKPWHLIVAAVVVLHNEIIDYVFGMMPRYHTLDLYMDQIGYFTFWLSIFSIAVGYYFGLRPGRFFLSLKRSR from the coding sequence ATAAAGAAAATATATCCTTTGCTAGGAAACAGGTCTATACTCTTGCTTTTATTCTGGGTAAATGTTCTGGGTACCGCTTACGGATACTATTGGTATAAATGGCAGCTGGTAGATACGCCGCCGCGCTTCTTGCTTTTTGTGCCTGATAGTCCAACAGCCAGCTTGTTTTTTGTATTCGTGCTTGGTGCTTTTTTGTTGGGGAGGAACTGGCCGCTAATGGAAGCGTTGGCAATCGTCAGCCTCGTCAAATATGGCCTATGGGCGGTTGTCATGAATCTGATGGTGTACTTCGTCTCTGGGCAGCTGGATTGGATCGGACTAATGCTGATGGCTTCACATTTTGCCATGGCAGTGGAAGGAGTCCTTTATGCTCCTTTCTATCGGATGAAACCGTGGCATCTGATTGTTGCTGCTGTGGTCGTCCTGCATAATGAAATCATCGATTATGTTTTTGGAATGATGCCAAGGTACCATACGCTAGATTTATACATGGACCAGATAGGATACTTTACATTCTGGCTGAGTATTTTCTCGATTGCGGTGGGATATTACTTCGGACTAAGGCCGGGCCGCTTCTTTCTTTCGCTAAAAAGATCAAGATAA
- a CDS encoding menaquinol-cytochrome c reductase cytochrome b/c subunit, which translates to MHRGKGMKFVGDSRVPAERKPNIPKDYSEYPGKTEAFWPNFLLKEWMVGAVFLIGYLSLTIAHPSPLERIADPTDTAYIPLPDWYFLFLYQLLKYSYASGPYTVIGAMVIPGLAFGALLLAPFIDRGPERRPSKRPLATGFMLLAIASVFYLTWESVATHDWEAAEKQGQIVDVEIDKNSDGYKIAQAQTCTSCHGGELAGGAAAPSLLETKLNAEEIADVAKNGKGNMPAVFKGTDEELKTLSEFIDGLSE; encoded by the coding sequence ATGCATCGTGGTAAAGGTATGAAGTTCGTAGGAGACTCACGTGTCCCTGCAGAACGCAAGCCTAATATTCCGAAAGATTACTCGGAATACCCTGGCAAAACGGAAGCGTTTTGGCCTAACTTCCTATTGAAAGAATGGATGGTTGGTGCTGTTTTCTTAATCGGATACTTGAGCTTGACCATTGCTCACCCGTCTCCGCTTGAAAGGATTGCCGATCCTACAGATACGGCTTATATTCCATTGCCAGACTGGTATTTCTTATTCTTATATCAATTGCTGAAATATTCTTATGCTTCAGGTCCATATACTGTAATTGGAGCTATGGTAATCCCGGGTCTTGCATTCGGTGCATTACTGCTGGCGCCATTTATTGACCGCGGCCCTGAGCGCCGTCCATCAAAGCGTCCACTTGCTACAGGATTCATGCTGCTGGCAATCGCTTCTGTTTTCTACCTTACTTGGGAATCAGTTGCGACCCATGACTGGGAAGCTGCAGAGAAACAGGGGCAGATTGTGGATGTGGAAATCGATAAGAATTCTGATGGATACAAAATTGCCCAGGCACAGACATGTACTTCCTGCCATGGCGGGGAACTTGCCGGCGGTGCTGCAGCACCGAGCCTGCTTGAAACAAAATTGAACGCTGAAGAAATCGCAGATGTTGCAAAGAATGGTAAAGGTAACATGCCTGCAGTTTTCAAAGGAACGGACGAGGAACTAAAGACATTGTCTGAGTTCATCGACGGTCTAAGCGAATAA
- a CDS encoding zinc metallopeptidase, translating into MYLIYFAIIILIPIWAQFKVKGAYKKYSQVASSSQMTGAEVARKILDDNGLYNVGVEETRGYLSDHYDPRAKVVRLSSGNFFGHSVAAAAIAAHEVGHAIQDAEDYAFLRFRHALVPVASLGSNFSWILILIGIFANLSGMLLLGILFMAAAVVFQVITLPVEFNASNRAMDQVVSAGIIRNDEERETKKVLNAAALTYVAAAAVAVLELLRLVMIYTGMTSED; encoded by the coding sequence ATGTATCTCATTTATTTCGCGATTATTATCTTGATCCCGATTTGGGCTCAATTCAAGGTAAAAGGGGCATACAAAAAGTACTCACAAGTGGCTTCTTCATCCCAGATGACAGGAGCGGAAGTCGCACGTAAAATTTTGGACGATAACGGTTTGTATAATGTGGGTGTTGAGGAAACCAGGGGTTATTTAAGTGATCACTATGACCCTCGTGCCAAAGTGGTCCGCTTATCATCAGGTAACTTTTTTGGTCATTCCGTTGCAGCGGCCGCAATCGCTGCCCATGAAGTTGGCCATGCCATCCAGGATGCCGAGGATTATGCATTCCTCCGATTCCGCCATGCGCTTGTGCCAGTGGCAAGTCTTGGTTCAAACTTCTCATGGATATTGATCCTGATCGGAATTTTTGCAAACTTAAGCGGAATGCTTCTGCTGGGAATTCTTTTCATGGCAGCTGCCGTTGTATTCCAGGTCATTACATTACCGGTTGAATTCAATGCTTCCAACCGCGCGATGGATCAAGTGGTGTCAGCTGGAATCATCCGCAATGATGAAGAAAGAGAAACGAAGAAAGTATTGAATGCAGCAGCTTTGACTTATGTAGCAGCCGCAGCTGTAGCGGTGCTGGAATTGTTGCGACTAGTAATGATCTACACTGGGATGACTAGTGAAGACTAA